In the genome of Nonomuraea sp. NBC_00507, the window CCCGCCGCCGAGCACGTACGGCAGGGGCACCTCGCCCGTGGGCGGTGTCCACAGCACGAACCACGCCGCGTACCACGCGGCCAGGCCGCCCACCAACAGGACCGGGAGGACCCGACCCACCTCCATCAGAGGCCCGGCCGAGGTCAGCACCAGCCATGAGGCGAAGGAGGCGTGCTGCCACCGGCGCTGCGAACGCTCCCAGGACTCCACGGCACCGACGATAATCAGCCGTCCGTCGGCTCGGCATCAACCAGTCGACTGACCCTGCGATCAGTGTCCCGCTCGATGTGCGCGCAGCCGTACTGCCACCAGACTCGACGGCGTGACAGCCATCCCCAGCCCGTCCCAAGCCGTCTGGCACCTCGGCCCGCTCCCTATCCGCGCGTACTCCCTGCTGATGGTGCTCGCCATCGCCGTCGGCATCTGGGTGACCCAGCGCCGCTGGTCCGCCCGCGGCGGCGAGCACGGCGCGGTCGGGGACATCGCCACCTGGGCCGTGCCGTTCGGCATCGTCGGCGCCCGGCTCTACCACCTGGCCACCGATTGGCAGCAGTACTTCGGTCCCGGCAAGGACCCCCTGCGGGCCTTCGCGATCTGGGAGGGCGGAATCAGCATCTGGGGCGCCGTCGCCGGTGGCGCGGTGGGCGCATGGCTGGCCTGCCGCCGGCGCGGCATCGCGCTGCGCGACTTCGCCGACGCCGCCGCACCCGGGATCGCGCTCGGGCAGGCGATCGCCCGCTGGGGGAACTGGTTCAACCAGGAGCTGTACGGCGGGCCGACCACGCTGCCATGGGCGCTGGAGATCGAC includes:
- the lgt gene encoding prolipoprotein diacylglyceryl transferase; translation: MTAIPSPSQAVWHLGPLPIRAYSLLMVLAIAVGIWVTQRRWSARGGEHGAVGDIATWAVPFGIVGARLYHLATDWQQYFGPGKDPLRAFAIWEGGISIWGAVAGGAVGAWLACRRRGIALRDFADAAAPGIALGQAIARWGNWFNQELYGGPTTLPWALEIDPAHRPPGLESTATYHPAFLYESLWNLGVAGVVVWAERRFQLGRGRTFALYVAAYTAGRAWIEWLRIDPAPHILGLRFNVWTALLVFGAAAAYLMAARKVRTP